A genome region from Streptomyces xanthophaeus includes the following:
- a CDS encoding non-ribosomal peptide synthetase, which produces MIPLSHAQQRLWFHARDGADGALYHIPVGLRLSGALDRAALRAALADVSARHEALRTVFPDAAGRPHQRVLDPADAVPQLAVTVCPPAERARRAGEASSRPFDLGTEPPLRADLFTDEAEDHYLLLVLHHIAGDGHSVNVLVRDLAAAYTARSSGRPPEWPELPVQYPDYALWQRELLGAAQDPGSLHARLLTHWAAALDGLPEELALPADRPRPAVAGHRGALVEARTDAAVHAGLAALAQGGRATPFMAVQAAFAVLLTRLGAGTDLPLGCPVDGRDDEALTDLVGLFVNTLVVRADTSGDPTFTEVLGRVRSATLETYAHQELPFESLVERLNPARSPARHPLFQVAVSAQRGEPLTPAFAGLRAEVEAVRTDTAKFDLTLEVEELHDPATGEPQGLALGLEYASDLFDRTTARRLLDRLVHLIGAVVRAPGIPLSALDVLLPGERADLLEHWQGAPVAADVRTVHQAFEERAAAHPGRAAVLCAGRETTYAELDARADRIAGRLRTLGVRPGEAVAVLMDRSAGLVAACLGILKAGAAYLPLDARAPRARTEAVITAAGAAVLVTDVPDGEPVPAGPRHVLRPDGAPAEEAAAVAADGPPGHPDALAYLMYTSGSTGTPKGVAVSHREVVALATDGRWRGGAHERVLFRSPHAFDASTYEMWVPLLNGGLVVVAPPGELDVDALARLMTEEKVTGTFLTATLFNVLADRCLPALGTLHEVMTGGEAASPSMVRRVREACPRTTVTNAYGPTETTTFAATFAVGPGQEAPDGQVPIGRPLDGTQLHVLDDRLGLVAPGVIGELYIAGTGLAQGYLGRAALTAERFVACPYGPPGARMYRTGDLARWNTDGQVEYLGRADRQVKIRGLRIEPGEIEHALAAHPAVGQAAVTVVDTAAGPALAGYAVPAEGTPAPDPRELREHLRARLPDYMVPATLTLLDAFPVTANGKTDLTALPAPDPATAGTAGAHEGPRTDDERTLCAIWEQVLGLPRIGVHDSFFDLGGHSLLATQLLAEVTARFGAAVGIRQFFTGPTVAELAAALPAAAAAGAGAEDPPIVRRARRTQTA; this is translated from the coding sequence GTGATCCCTCTGTCCCACGCCCAGCAGCGATTGTGGTTCCACGCCCGGGACGGCGCCGACGGCGCGCTCTACCACATCCCCGTCGGGCTGCGGCTGAGCGGCGCCCTCGACCGGGCCGCCCTGCGCGCCGCCCTCGCGGACGTCAGCGCCCGCCACGAGGCCCTCCGTACCGTCTTCCCCGACGCTGCGGGCCGCCCGCACCAGCGGGTCCTGGACCCCGCGGACGCCGTCCCGCAGCTCGCCGTCACCGTCTGCCCGCCCGCCGAACGCGCCCGCCGGGCCGGGGAGGCGTCGTCCCGGCCCTTCGACCTCGGAACCGAACCGCCGCTGCGCGCCGACCTGTTCACCGACGAAGCCGAGGACCACTACCTGCTCCTGGTCCTGCACCACATCGCGGGCGACGGCCACTCCGTGAACGTCCTCGTGCGCGACCTGGCCGCCGCCTACACCGCCCGGAGCTCCGGGCGCCCGCCCGAGTGGCCCGAACTGCCCGTCCAGTACCCGGACTACGCCCTGTGGCAGCGCGAACTCCTGGGCGCGGCACAGGACCCCGGCTCCCTGCACGCCCGGCTGCTCACCCACTGGGCGGCCGCCCTGGACGGCCTGCCCGAGGAGCTGGCCCTGCCCGCCGACCGGCCGCGCCCGGCCGTGGCCGGCCACCGGGGCGCACTGGTGGAGGCACGGACCGACGCCGCCGTCCACGCGGGGCTGGCCGCGCTGGCCCAAGGCGGCCGCGCCACGCCGTTCATGGCCGTGCAGGCCGCCTTCGCGGTCCTGCTCACCCGGCTCGGCGCCGGCACCGACCTGCCGCTCGGCTGCCCCGTCGACGGCCGCGACGACGAAGCCCTCACCGACCTCGTGGGCCTCTTCGTCAACACCCTCGTCGTGCGCGCCGACACCTCGGGCGACCCCACCTTCACGGAGGTGCTGGGCCGCGTGCGGTCCGCCACCCTGGAGACGTACGCCCACCAGGAACTGCCCTTCGAATCGCTCGTCGAACGCCTCAACCCGGCCCGCTCGCCCGCCCGTCACCCGCTCTTCCAGGTCGCCGTCTCCGCCCAGCGCGGCGAGCCGCTCACCCCCGCCTTCGCGGGTCTGCGGGCGGAGGTGGAGGCGGTACGCACCGACACCGCCAAGTTCGACCTCACCCTGGAGGTCGAGGAGCTCCACGATCCGGCCACCGGAGAACCACAGGGCCTGGCCCTCGGCCTGGAGTACGCGAGCGACCTGTTCGACCGGACGACGGCCCGGCGGCTGCTGGACCGGCTCGTCCACCTCATCGGCGCCGTCGTCCGCGCACCCGGGATCCCCCTCTCCGCGCTCGACGTCCTGCTGCCCGGGGAGCGCGCCGACCTCCTGGAGCACTGGCAGGGCGCGCCGGTCGCCGCCGACGTCCGCACCGTCCACCAGGCCTTCGAGGAGCGGGCGGCCGCCCACCCCGGCCGCGCCGCCGTGCTCTGCGCCGGCCGGGAGACCACGTACGCCGAACTCGACGCCCGGGCCGACCGGATCGCCGGGCGGCTGCGTACCCTCGGCGTCCGCCCGGGCGAGGCCGTCGCCGTACTGATGGACCGCTCGGCCGGCCTCGTCGCGGCCTGCCTCGGCATCCTCAAGGCGGGCGCCGCCTACCTGCCGCTGGACGCGCGGGCCCCGCGCGCCCGTACCGAGGCCGTGATCACCGCGGCCGGGGCCGCCGTCCTCGTCACCGACGTCCCGGACGGCGAGCCCGTACCGGCGGGTCCGCGCCACGTACTGCGCCCGGACGGGGCCCCCGCCGAGGAGGCCGCGGCAGTGGCGGCGGACGGGCCGCCCGGTCATCCCGACGCGCTCGCCTACCTGATGTACACCTCCGGCTCCACCGGCACGCCCAAGGGCGTGGCCGTCTCCCACCGCGAGGTCGTCGCCCTCGCCACCGACGGGCGCTGGCGCGGCGGCGCGCACGAGCGGGTCCTGTTCCGCTCCCCGCACGCCTTCGACGCCTCCACCTACGAGATGTGGGTGCCGCTCCTGAACGGCGGCCTGGTCGTCGTCGCGCCGCCCGGCGAGCTCGACGTCGACGCGCTCGCCCGGCTGATGACCGAGGAGAAGGTCACCGGCACCTTCCTCACCGCCACCCTCTTCAACGTCCTCGCCGACCGCTGCCTGCCCGCGCTCGGCACGCTGCACGAGGTGATGACCGGTGGCGAGGCCGCCTCGCCGTCCATGGTCCGCCGGGTCCGCGAGGCCTGCCCCCGCACCACCGTCACCAACGCCTACGGCCCCACAGAGACCACCACCTTCGCCGCGACCTTCGCCGTCGGCCCGGGTCAGGAGGCCCCCGACGGGCAGGTCCCGATCGGCCGCCCGCTCGACGGTACGCAGCTCCACGTCCTGGACGACCGGCTCGGCCTCGTGGCGCCCGGCGTCATCGGCGAGCTCTACATCGCGGGAACCGGACTCGCCCAGGGCTACCTCGGCCGGGCGGCGCTGACCGCCGAACGCTTCGTCGCCTGCCCGTACGGCCCCCCGGGCGCCCGCATGTACCGCACCGGAGACCTGGCCCGCTGGAACACCGACGGCCAGGTCGAGTACCTCGGCCGCGCCGACCGTCAGGTCAAGATCCGCGGACTGCGCATCGAACCCGGCGAGATCGAGCACGCCCTGGCCGCCCACCCGGCGGTGGGCCAGGCCGCCGTCACCGTCGTGGACACGGCCGCCGGACCCGCGCTCGCGGGCTACGCGGTCCCCGCCGAGGGCACCCCCGCACCCGACCCGCGGGAACTGCGCGAGCACCTGCGCGCCCGGCTGCCCGACTACATGGTGCCCGCCACCCTCACCCTCCTCGACGCCTTCCCCGTGACGGCCAACGGCAAGACCGACCTGACCGCCCTGCCCGCACCGGATCCGGCCACGGCCGGCACCGCAGGAGCCCACGAGGGGCCGCGCACCGACGACGAGCGCACCCTGTGCGCGATCTGGGAACAGGTCCTCGGCCTGCCCCGGATCGGGGTCCACGACAGCTTCTTCGACCTCGGCGGCCACTCCCTGCTCGCCACCCAGCTGCTCGCCGAGGTCACGGCGCGGTTCGGAGCCGCCGTCGGCATCCGCCAGTTCTTCACCGGCCCCACCGTCGCCGAACTGGCCGCGGCCCTGCCCGCCGCCGCGGCCGCCGGCGCCGGCGCCGAGGACCCGCCGATCGTCCGCCGGGCCCGCCGCACCCAGACCGCCTGA
- a CDS encoding condensation domain-containing protein — translation MAEPVHRAGQPADTDTDTDTGDADPVRILCSLFAEILGRAGVDAGHSFTGLGGDSIQAIQVVSRARAAGLLVSTRDVLRAESVSALAATARAHGRAGESAGPAVPPRRLGPLVSTPIMGWLAELGGPVDTYNQSLVLRTPPGFGPADAERTVQALLDTHEMLRLRLPDGIGASGAEPLVPPAGSVTAAELLEHVDARGKGDGELPALTRDRMRAARRLLSPRAGHMLRAVLLDRGAGQQGRLALVVHHLVVDGVSWRILQDDLRACAAALAEGREPALEPAHTPFAHWADLLRAEATSGRRTAEADRWAAALREAPQDLAGVRAPGGLDPESPDNTLTLTLGPDVTGPLLTTAPGLVNGTVNDVLLTALALAVLGRRSADGADTGDAEGAVLVDVEGHGREDIADGTDLSRTVGWFTTVFPVRLALGRPDLDEARAGGPAVGAALRLVKEELRAVPDKGIGFGLLRHLNSRTGPDLAARGIPQIGFNYLGRFPMGGDAPWDAAPGHAFALDDADDGLPMAHAVEVNAAAHEGPDGLTLSATWTWAGNVFPRSRVHDLAQEWFTMLRAVVTHASRPDAGGLTPSDVPLAQVSQADLDTFESQLGALL, via the coding sequence GTGGCTGAGCCCGTCCACCGCGCCGGGCAGCCGGCCGACACCGACACCGACACCGACACCGGCGACGCCGACCCCGTACGGATCCTGTGCTCGCTCTTCGCCGAGATCCTCGGCCGCGCCGGGGTCGACGCGGGCCACAGCTTCACCGGGCTGGGCGGGGACAGCATCCAGGCGATCCAGGTCGTCAGCCGCGCCCGCGCGGCCGGCCTCCTCGTCAGCACCCGTGACGTGCTCCGCGCCGAGAGCGTGAGCGCGCTCGCCGCCACCGCCCGCGCCCACGGCCGGGCGGGGGAGAGCGCCGGCCCGGCCGTGCCCCCGCGCCGCCTGGGGCCGCTGGTGTCCACCCCCATCATGGGCTGGCTCGCCGAACTCGGCGGTCCCGTCGACACGTACAACCAGTCGCTCGTCCTGCGCACCCCGCCGGGCTTCGGGCCGGCCGACGCCGAACGCACCGTCCAGGCCCTCCTCGACACCCACGAGATGCTCCGCCTGCGGCTGCCCGACGGGATCGGAGCCTCCGGCGCCGAGCCGCTCGTACCGCCCGCGGGCTCCGTCACCGCGGCGGAGCTGCTGGAGCACGTGGACGCCCGCGGGAAGGGCGACGGGGAACTGCCCGCCCTGACCCGGGACCGGATGCGCGCGGCCCGGCGGCTGCTCTCGCCCCGCGCGGGCCACATGCTGCGCGCCGTACTCCTCGACCGGGGAGCCGGACAGCAGGGACGTCTCGCACTCGTCGTCCACCACCTCGTGGTCGACGGCGTCTCGTGGCGGATCCTCCAGGACGACCTGCGGGCCTGCGCGGCGGCCCTCGCCGAGGGCCGCGAGCCCGCCCTGGAACCGGCGCACACCCCCTTCGCGCACTGGGCCGACCTGCTGCGCGCGGAGGCCACCTCCGGCCGCCGGACCGCCGAGGCCGACCGCTGGGCCGCCGCCCTGCGCGAGGCCCCGCAGGACCTCGCCGGAGTCCGCGCACCCGGCGGCCTCGACCCCGAGAGCCCGGACAACACCCTCACCCTGACCCTCGGACCGGATGTGACGGGCCCCCTGCTCACCACCGCGCCGGGTCTCGTCAACGGCACCGTCAACGACGTGCTGCTGACCGCCCTGGCGCTCGCCGTGCTCGGCCGGCGGAGCGCCGACGGCGCGGACACGGGTGACGCGGAGGGCGCCGTCCTCGTCGACGTCGAGGGACACGGCCGCGAGGACATCGCCGACGGCACGGACCTGTCCCGCACCGTCGGCTGGTTCACCACCGTGTTCCCCGTCCGCCTCGCCCTCGGCCGCCCCGACCTCGACGAGGCCCGCGCCGGCGGACCCGCGGTCGGAGCCGCCCTGCGCCTGGTCAAGGAGGAACTGCGTGCCGTACCGGACAAGGGCATCGGCTTCGGGCTGCTGCGCCACCTCAACTCCCGTACCGGGCCGGACCTCGCCGCGCGCGGCATCCCCCAGATCGGCTTCAACTACCTCGGCCGGTTCCCGATGGGCGGCGACGCCCCCTGGGACGCCGCACCCGGGCACGCCTTCGCCCTCGACGACGCCGACGACGGCCTTCCGATGGCCCACGCCGTGGAGGTCAACGCGGCCGCCCACGAGGGCCCCGACGGCCTCACCCTCAGCGCCACCTGGACCTGGGCGGGCAACGTCTTCCCGCGGAGTCGGGTCCACGACCTCGCGCAGGAGTGGTTCACCATGCTGCGCGCCGTCGTCACCCACGCCTCCCGCCCGGACGCCGGCGGGCTGACCCCCTCCGACGTGCCCCTCGCCCAGGTCAGCCAGGCCGACCTCGACACCTTCGAATCCCAGCTCGGAGCCCTGCTGTGA
- a CDS encoding MbtH family protein, which yields MSNPFENDNAAYVVVRNDELQYSLWPAANPVPAGWTVVHGPDGRQACLDHVERVWTDMRPASLVAALAGDAPRG from the coding sequence ATGAGCAACCCCTTCGAGAACGACAACGCCGCCTACGTCGTGGTCCGCAACGACGAGCTCCAGTACTCCCTGTGGCCCGCCGCCAACCCCGTCCCGGCCGGCTGGACCGTCGTGCACGGCCCCGACGGCCGCCAGGCCTGCCTGGACCATGTCGAGCGGGTCTGGACCGACATGCGCCCCGCCTCCCTGGTGGCCGCCCTCGCCGGGGACGCGCCCCGTGGCTGA
- a CDS encoding pyridoxal-phosphate dependent enzyme codes for MLFDTVTDAIGATPLVRLRLGEARGVEVYAKLELQNLFAMKDRVARNILLEARRLGTLKPGAPVIESSSGTMALGVALVGRSLGHEVHIVTDPRIDPVTLAKLRALGCRVHVVEAMTSHGWQSARLERLAELLDELPGAFWPQQYTNPDNPGAYRTLAGELLQDLGQFDTLVGAVGSGGSLCGTARALRESLPALHVVGVDCVGSALFGQPDVPQRLQSGLGNSLLPKNLDRTLVDEVHWLNDHEAFAATWDLAREQQIFGGNTSGSVYRVLTGLADRAEPGTRIVGILPDRGDRYADTVYNDEHWDENRLREVPTATAPAALGPDGTARTWSTLAYSPPAGIQRHLLFVESNTTGTGMLALDRARELGTVPVLLTGDPDRYRGLADTGAEVVHCDTNSDAALRAAVQERFRREEIAGVTTTSEFYVPAAARIARWLGLPGNPPEAVAVCRDKSALRERLHAAGVRQPRYALVREPGGAAAAVARTGLPCVVKPADDSGSTNVLLCADEAEVRAQIEAILAIGTNVRGMPTARTVLVEEYLDAPEYSVEMFSGDGRAVCVGITAKSVTATPHFVEHRHLFPAPLPAATAQRITETVTAALDAAGIRLGATHTEVKLTADGPALIEINPRPAGGMIPELIRLASGVDLLGEQLRAALGLPPHLKAEDAGHAGIQFLLADADGTLTAAHGTQEAAAVEGVESVLVTAAPGAAVRRPRSASDRLGHVIARHPEPEGVHAALDAARALLRLDIEPPQHS; via the coding sequence ATGCTGTTCGACACCGTGACGGACGCGATCGGCGCCACCCCGCTGGTCCGGCTGCGCCTGGGCGAGGCCCGCGGCGTGGAGGTCTACGCCAAGCTGGAACTGCAGAACCTCTTCGCGATGAAGGACCGCGTCGCCCGCAACATCCTGCTGGAGGCCCGGCGGCTGGGCACCCTGAAGCCGGGAGCCCCCGTCATCGAGAGCTCCTCGGGCACCATGGCCCTCGGCGTCGCCCTCGTCGGCCGCTCCCTGGGCCACGAGGTGCACATCGTCACCGACCCGCGCATCGACCCCGTCACCCTCGCCAAACTCCGCGCCCTGGGCTGCAGGGTGCACGTGGTCGAGGCCATGACGAGCCACGGCTGGCAGAGCGCCCGCCTGGAGCGCCTCGCGGAACTGCTCGACGAACTGCCGGGCGCCTTCTGGCCGCAGCAGTACACCAACCCCGACAACCCCGGCGCCTACCGCACCCTCGCCGGTGAACTCCTGCAGGATCTCGGGCAGTTCGACACCCTCGTCGGAGCCGTCGGCAGCGGCGGCTCCCTGTGCGGCACCGCCCGGGCGCTGCGCGAGAGCCTCCCCGCCCTGCACGTCGTCGGCGTCGACTGCGTGGGCAGCGCCCTCTTCGGCCAGCCCGACGTACCGCAGCGGCTGCAGAGCGGGCTGGGCAACAGCCTGCTGCCCAAGAACCTGGACCGCACCCTCGTCGACGAGGTGCACTGGCTCAACGACCACGAGGCCTTCGCCGCGACCTGGGACCTCGCCCGCGAGCAGCAGATCTTCGGCGGCAACACCTCGGGCTCCGTCTACCGGGTCCTGACCGGCCTCGCCGACCGTGCCGAGCCCGGGACCAGGATCGTCGGCATCCTGCCCGACCGCGGCGACCGCTATGCCGACACCGTCTACAACGACGAGCACTGGGACGAGAACCGGCTGCGCGAGGTGCCCACCGCCACCGCACCGGCCGCCCTCGGCCCCGACGGCACCGCCCGCACCTGGTCCACCCTCGCCTACAGCCCGCCCGCCGGGATCCAGCGGCACCTGCTGTTCGTGGAGTCCAACACCACCGGCACCGGCATGCTCGCCCTGGACCGGGCGCGCGAACTGGGCACCGTACCCGTCCTGCTGACCGGCGACCCCGACCGCTACCGGGGACTCGCGGACACCGGCGCCGAGGTGGTGCACTGCGACACCAACTCCGACGCCGCGCTGCGCGCCGCCGTACAGGAGCGCTTCCGCCGCGAGGAGATCGCCGGCGTCACCACCACCAGCGAATTCTACGTACCGGCCGCCGCCCGGATCGCCCGCTGGCTCGGCCTGCCCGGCAACCCGCCCGAGGCGGTGGCCGTCTGCCGCGACAAGTCGGCCCTGCGCGAGAGGCTGCATGCCGCAGGTGTCCGCCAGCCCCGCTACGCCCTGGTCCGCGAGCCGGGCGGGGCAGCGGCCGCGGTCGCCCGCACCGGACTGCCCTGCGTGGTCAAGCCGGCCGACGACTCGGGCTCGACCAACGTCCTGCTCTGCGCCGACGAGGCGGAGGTCCGCGCCCAGATCGAGGCGATCCTCGCCATCGGCACCAACGTACGGGGCATGCCCACCGCCCGCACCGTCCTCGTCGAGGAGTACCTGGACGCGCCGGAGTACAGCGTCGAGATGTTCAGCGGCGACGGCCGGGCCGTGTGCGTCGGCATCACCGCCAAGTCCGTGACCGCCACCCCCCACTTCGTCGAGCACCGCCACCTCTTCCCCGCCCCGCTGCCCGCCGCCACCGCCCAGCGGATCACCGAGACGGTGACGGCGGCCCTGGACGCGGCCGGGATCCGCCTGGGAGCCACCCACACCGAGGTCAAACTGACCGCCGACGGGCCCGCCCTCATCGAGATCAACCCCCGCCCGGCCGGCGGCATGATCCCCGAACTGATCCGGCTCGCCTCCGGGGTGGACCTCCTCGGGGAGCAGCTCCGGGCCGCCCTCGGCCTGCCCCCGCACCTCAAGGCCGAGGACGCCGGCCACGCCGGGATCCAGTTCCTCCTCGCCGACGCCGACGGCACCCTCACCGCCGCCCACGGCACCCAGGAGGCCGCCGCCGTCGAGGGAGTCGAGTCGGTGCTGGTCACCGCCGCCCCCGGCGCGGCCGTACGCAGGCCGCGCAGCGCCTCCGACCGCCTCGGGCACGTGATCGCCCGCCACCCGGAGCCCGAGGGCGTGCACGCGGCCCTGGACGCGGCGCGGGCCCTGCTCCGCCTCGACATCGAGCCTCCGCAGCACTCCTGA
- a CDS encoding GHMP family kinase ATP-binding protein encodes MAPAPVYGTRTDPAGGTSASVLGSGSGSAFGTFGELLQGALPHPQGDFLVTFPLARWATAVFHPRPGRRDIQVRPAHKAKSRRVAEAVLAALGTVDGGLLEVAGDLPEGKGLASSSADLVATVRAVGAAHGREFTPAETEDFLRGIEPADGVMYDEIVAFHHREVRLGRRLGVLPPLTVVAHDEGGQVDTVAHNRGARSIDAADREEYALLLDRLTGAVARGDLQEVGAVATRSAEMNAHRRRRAGFAELHALCREVDGLGLVLAHSGTMLGVLLEANDPALAGKTAHIRAGCAALGGEVSVHRSLGDGDSWSPKAAPVHPTELEI; translated from the coding sequence ATGGCACCCGCACCCGTGTACGGCACACGCACTGACCCCGCCGGAGGAACCTCCGCCTCCGTCCTCGGATCCGGCTCCGGCAGCGCCTTCGGCACCTTCGGCGAACTGCTCCAGGGCGCCCTGCCCCACCCGCAGGGGGACTTCCTGGTCACCTTCCCCCTCGCCCGCTGGGCCACCGCCGTCTTCCACCCCCGCCCCGGCCGGCGCGACATCCAGGTGCGGCCGGCGCACAAGGCCAAGTCCCGCCGGGTCGCCGAGGCCGTCCTGGCCGCCCTCGGCACGGTGGACGGCGGCCTCCTGGAGGTGGCCGGTGACCTGCCCGAGGGCAAGGGCCTCGCCAGCTCCTCCGCCGACCTCGTCGCCACCGTCAGGGCCGTCGGGGCCGCCCACGGGCGGGAGTTCACCCCGGCCGAGACGGAGGACTTCCTGCGCGGCATCGAACCGGCCGACGGGGTCATGTACGACGAGATCGTGGCCTTCCACCACCGTGAGGTGCGCCTCGGCCGCCGCCTCGGCGTGCTGCCCCCGCTCACCGTCGTCGCCCACGACGAGGGCGGCCAGGTGGACACCGTCGCGCACAACCGGGGCGCCCGGTCCATCGACGCCGCCGACCGGGAGGAGTACGCGCTCCTGCTGGACCGGCTCACCGGCGCCGTGGCCCGCGGCGACCTCCAGGAGGTCGGCGCCGTCGCCACCCGCAGCGCCGAGATGAACGCCCACCGCCGCCGGCGCGCCGGATTCGCGGAACTGCACGCCCTGTGCCGCGAGGTCGACGGGCTGGGCCTGGTGCTCGCCCACAGCGGCACCATGCTCGGCGTCCTCCTGGAGGCGAACGACCCGGCCCTCGCCGGCAAGACCGCGCACATCCGGGCCGGCTGCGCCGCCCTCGGCGGAGAGGTGTCCGTACACCGCTCCCTCGGCGACGGCGACAGCTGGAGCCCGAAGGCCGCGCCCGTCCACCCCACCGAGCTGGAGATCTGA
- a CDS encoding argininosuccinate lyase: MTSDTPGPAPELSGRIRGGPAELLHDEVLAPQFAFESRHLLRHYVAIEKTLAAEYVRMDLITAEEAHRIAALLDSVGPGTLSAQPGANMSDIAFALERHVEAGLPAPVVRWHADRSRNDLQACAQVMYGRDQLTRFAGALLELGAVVHRLAQETCDLPMPGYTHFQAAQIITPGFHLAALSEHLLHTHARLLNAYDGIDACPLGAGAMAGQELPWDRDRMARLLGFSRPQPHALTAVASRRWSAELTAELSLLGTALSRFTTDLLTWGGSEYGFIELPDELSGISSAMPQKKNYPVLERIRGRTAHLTAFHFDVLLGQRNTPFCNLVEVSKEAGTHLLNAFDSAHGTVRLLTEVLDRLTFRADRMRQVCEREFLGGFSLANALCLTEGVPWRTAQVVAGKYVVLAAAAGAAPAPGEPALLAEAAAGHGITLADPARLLAEAFDVDRGLERMVSAGSARPDAVRAVLRTQRETYERLGADWELRAAALRAGAEEGDRALYGSTGVTGDEIQEEDGDGTRTRVRHTH; encoded by the coding sequence GTGACGAGCGACACCCCGGGGCCCGCCCCCGAGCTGAGCGGCCGTATCCGCGGCGGACCCGCCGAACTCCTCCACGACGAAGTGCTCGCCCCGCAGTTCGCATTCGAGTCCCGCCACCTGCTGCGCCACTACGTCGCCATCGAGAAGACCCTGGCCGCCGAGTACGTCCGCATGGACCTGATCACCGCCGAGGAGGCCCACCGGATCGCCGCCCTGCTGGACTCCGTCGGGCCCGGCACCCTCAGCGCGCAGCCCGGCGCCAACATGTCGGACATCGCCTTCGCCCTCGAACGGCACGTCGAGGCGGGCCTGCCCGCCCCGGTCGTGCGCTGGCACGCCGACCGCAGCCGTAACGACCTCCAGGCCTGCGCCCAGGTGATGTACGGCCGCGACCAGCTCACCCGCTTCGCCGGCGCGCTCCTCGAACTCGGCGCCGTCGTCCACCGGCTGGCGCAGGAAACCTGCGACCTGCCCATGCCGGGGTACACCCACTTCCAGGCCGCCCAGATCATCACCCCCGGCTTCCACCTCGCCGCGCTCTCCGAGCACCTGCTGCACACGCACGCCCGGCTGCTGAACGCCTACGACGGCATCGACGCCTGCCCGCTGGGCGCCGGCGCCATGGCCGGACAGGAACTGCCCTGGGACCGCGACCGGATGGCCCGGCTGCTCGGCTTCTCCCGGCCGCAGCCCCACGCCTTGACCGCCGTGGCCTCCCGCCGCTGGAGCGCCGAACTGACCGCGGAACTCAGCCTGCTGGGCACCGCCCTGAGCCGCTTCACCACCGACCTGCTCACCTGGGGCGGCAGCGAGTACGGCTTCATCGAACTGCCCGACGAGCTGTCCGGCATCTCCTCCGCCATGCCGCAGAAGAAGAACTACCCCGTCCTGGAGCGCATCCGCGGGCGCACCGCCCACCTGACCGCCTTCCACTTCGACGTGCTCCTGGGCCAGCGCAACACCCCCTTCTGCAATCTCGTCGAGGTGTCCAAGGAGGCCGGCACCCACCTGCTGAACGCCTTCGACTCGGCCCACGGAACCGTCCGCCTCCTCACCGAGGTACTGGACAGGCTGACCTTCCGCGCCGACCGCATGCGCCAGGTCTGCGAGCGCGAGTTCCTCGGCGGCTTCAGCCTCGCCAACGCCCTCTGCCTCACCGAAGGGGTGCCCTGGCGCACCGCCCAGGTCGTCGCCGGGAAGTACGTCGTGCTCGCCGCGGCGGCGGGCGCCGCCCCCGCCCCCGGCGAACCCGCCCTGCTGGCCGAGGCGGCCGCCGGGCACGGCATCACCCTCGCCGACCCCGCCCGGCTCCTCGCCGAGGCCTTCGACGTCGACCGGGGCCTGGAGCGCATGGTGTCCGCCGGCTCGGCCCGCCCCGACGCCGTGCGCGCGGTACTGCGCACCCAGCGGGAGACGTACGAACGGCTCGGCGCCGACTGGGAGCTGCGCGCCGCCGCGCTCCGCGCGGGCGCCGAGGAGGGCGACCGTGCCCTGTACGGATCGACCGGCGTGACCGGCGACGAGATCCAGGAGGAGGACGGCGATGGCACCCGCACCCGTGTACGGCACACGCACTGA